A genomic region of Desulfovibrio sp. contains the following coding sequences:
- a CDS encoding serine/threonine protein phosphatase — protein MNKISSLCGVFAALVLALPLVVVAPGMAEAAQAPAAKKKAEQPAPSPIVNVYEKQPPVTDKELLDFLELLPQFRAWAKGNNEEAHPIMRNNKADFLYSPNAAAWVQAHNWNPVRFFCVMGRMAAALSIVEEGNDMSGARSKDMPEVSEGELALARRHLGTMLKAGGDVPPINK, from the coding sequence ATGAATAAAATTTCATCTCTCTGCGGTGTTTTTGCGGCATTGGTGCTGGCCCTGCCGCTGGTGGTTGTTGCCCCCGGCATGGCCGAGGCCGCACAGGCTCCTGCCGCCAAGAAAAAGGCGGAGCAGCCAGCCCCAAGCCCAATCGTTAATGTGTATGAAAAACAGCCCCCGGTGACGGACAAGGAACTGCTGGACTTTCTTGAACTTCTGCCGCAGTTCCGGGCATGGGCCAAGGGCAACAATGAAGAAGCCCACCCCATCATGCGCAACAACAAGGCGGATTTTCTCTATTCGCCCAACGCCGCTGCCTGGGTGCAGGCGCATAACTGGAATCCAGTGCGCTTTTTCTGCGTCATGGGCCGCATGGCCGCCGCTCTTTCCATTGTGGAAGAAGGCAACGACATGAGCGGCGCGCGCTCCAAGGACATGCCCGAAGTTTCAGAAGGCGAGCTTGCCCTTGCCCGGCGTCACCTTGGCACCATGCTTAAAGCTGGTGGCGATGTGCCGCCCATAAACAAATAG
- the glpX gene encoding class II fructose-bisphosphatase, with protein sequence MAEAPEKNLALDIVRITEAAALASARWLGRGDKEAGDGAAVDAMRVSFATLSIDGLVIIGEGEKDNAPMLFNGEKVGKGCGPSLDVAVDPVEGTNLLAYGRPNAISVVGVAPSGSMFNPGPSYYMQKLVVPREARNVVDLDAPVKVNLANVAKAMGKSVQDLVVFVLDKPRHEKLITEIRQAGARIQLQTDGDVAGALMAVDPRSEVDIMMGTGGTPEGVLSACAIKGMGGQILARLDPQSYVEKEAITEAGIDAREVLTVHDLVRSDDCFFAATGISGGDFLRGVRYSAKYAVTHSLVLRGKTGTLRYVESYHNMDRLSKFSAVRY encoded by the coding sequence ATGGCGGAAGCACCGGAGAAAAATCTGGCTCTGGACATTGTTCGCATTACCGAGGCTGCGGCCCTTGCATCGGCCCGCTGGCTCGGTCGGGGAGACAAGGAAGCCGGTGACGGCGCCGCCGTTGACGCCATGCGCGTCAGCTTCGCCACCCTCAGTATTGATGGCCTGGTCATTATCGGCGAGGGCGAAAAAGACAATGCCCCCATGCTCTTTAACGGCGAAAAGGTCGGCAAGGGCTGCGGCCCCAGCCTGGACGTGGCCGTTGATCCTGTGGAAGGCACCAATCTGCTGGCCTATGGCCGCCCCAACGCCATTTCGGTGGTGGGCGTAGCCCCCAGCGGCAGCATGTTCAACCCCGGCCCCAGCTACTACATGCAGAAGCTGGTGGTGCCCCGCGAGGCCCGCAACGTGGTTGATCTCGATGCGCCGGTAAAGGTCAATCTTGCCAACGTGGCCAAGGCCATGGGCAAGAGCGTGCAGGACCTTGTGGTCTTTGTGCTCGACAAGCCCCGGCATGAAAAGCTTATTACGGAAATCCGCCAGGCTGGCGCGCGCATTCAGCTGCAAACCGACGGCGACGTGGCCGGCGCGCTCATGGCCGTTGATCCCCGTTCCGAGGTTGATATCATGATGGGAACGGGCGGCACCCCCGAAGGCGTGTTGTCTGCCTGCGCCATCAAGGGCATGGGCGGGCAGATTCTGGCCCGTCTGGATCCCCAGTCGTATGTGGAAAAAGAAGCTATCACCGAGGCGGGCATTGACGCGCGCGAAGTGCTCACGGTGCATGATCTGGTGCGCAGCGATGACTGCTTCTTTGCCGCCACGGGTATTTCCGGCGGTGATTTTTTGAGGGGCGTGCGCTACAGTGCCAAGTACGCCGTTACCCATTCGCTGGTTTTGCGCGGCAAAACCGGCACCCTGCGATATGTGGAGTCTTACCATAATATGGACAGACTCTCGAAATTTAGCGCGGTTCGGTATTGA
- a CDS encoding NAD+ synthase: MKIALLQCNTVTGDVAGNLERIISTARQAGAAGANLCVTPELALCGVAPGHYLCAQGFAAGCLKALDIMAAELKDGPSVLVGAPVPSVYASGLLSNAAVLVEKGGWQVVSRKVYQNQGQNSVAESTGEDARYFDRGISCGIVTMGGWRIGVVLCEDAQSEDASFWKTRYASGHNPLMELVQRGVDALVHMAAAPFSVGAQETDEHLLSHVAARHHVHMFSVNMVGGNDSRVYNGQSLVFDPTGQLLARGKAFEEDVLVVDTARGQGAVKTPEPLAACVEEDYWRALVLGTRDFVRKCGVEKGIVAISGGMDSALVCSVAVEALGAENVTGVLLPSPHSSEGSLTDAAKLAENLGITTVTLPIGPLMDAFAIALKPGLDLFEEKPGDVTFENVQARIRGTLITSLANRANALVLNTGNKSEGAMGYCTLYGDSVGALAVIGDLSKTQVYAVGRWYNAHRGAEIIPDEIFTKAPSAELRPGQKDSDSLLPYEDLDPILEDLLQPAEAESGPLSAARMEVRDKLFRAEFKRRQEPLSLYMSRMPFGGGWQTPVAGRFSLPNN; encoded by the coding sequence ATGAAAATCGCCCTATTGCAGTGCAATACCGTTACCGGCGACGTGGCCGGAAATCTGGAACGTATCATCAGCACCGCCCGTCAGGCAGGAGCCGCAGGAGCAAACCTGTGCGTGACGCCGGAGCTGGCGCTTTGCGGCGTGGCCCCCGGCCACTACCTCTGCGCTCAGGGTTTTGCGGCGGGTTGCCTCAAGGCTCTGGATATCATGGCCGCCGAACTCAAGGATGGCCCTTCCGTGCTGGTGGGTGCGCCTGTGCCCAGCGTGTATGCCTCGGGCCTGCTTTCCAACGCGGCAGTGTTGGTTGAAAAGGGCGGCTGGCAGGTTGTTTCGCGCAAGGTGTACCAAAATCAGGGCCAGAACAGCGTGGCCGAATCCACAGGCGAGGACGCCCGCTATTTTGACCGTGGCATTTCGTGCGGTATTGTCACCATGGGCGGCTGGCGCATCGGCGTTGTGCTCTGCGAGGATGCGCAGAGCGAGGACGCTTCGTTCTGGAAAACCCGCTACGCCAGTGGTCATAATCCGTTGATGGAACTTGTGCAGCGCGGCGTGGACGCGCTTGTGCACATGGCGGCGGCGCCCTTCAGCGTGGGCGCGCAGGAAACGGACGAACACCTGCTTTCGCACGTGGCGGCCCGGCATCATGTGCATATGTTTTCGGTGAATATGGTGGGCGGCAACGACAGCCGCGTGTACAACGGGCAGAGTCTGGTTTTTGATCCCACAGGGCAGCTGCTTGCCCGGGGCAAGGCCTTTGAGGAAGACGTACTCGTGGTGGACACCGCGCGCGGGCAGGGCGCTGTTAAAACCCCGGAACCGCTGGCCGCCTGCGTTGAAGAAGATTACTGGCGCGCTCTTGTGCTCGGCACACGGGACTTTGTGCGCAAGTGCGGGGTGGAGAAGGGTATCGTAGCCATTTCCGGCGGCATGGATTCCGCACTGGTGTGCAGCGTGGCGGTGGAGGCCCTTGGGGCGGAAAACGTCACTGGGGTGCTTTTGCCCTCGCCCCACAGTAGCGAGGGGTCGCTGACGGACGCAGCCAAGCTGGCGGAGAATCTGGGCATCACCACCGTGACCCTGCCCATTGGCCCGCTTATGGATGCTTTTGCCATCGCCCTCAAGCCCGGCCTTGACCTTTTTGAAGAAAAGCCCGGCGACGTGACCTTTGAAAACGTGCAGGCCCGCATACGCGGCACGCTTATCACCTCGCTGGCCAACAGGGCCAATGCCTTGGTGCTCAATACGGGCAACAAGAGCGAGGGGGCCATGGGCTACTGCACCCTGTACGGTGATTCCGTGGGCGCGCTGGCCGTTATCGGCGATCTGAGCAAGACCCAGGTGTACGCTGTTGGCCGCTGGTACAACGCCCATCGCGGGGCAGAGATCATCCCCGATGAAATTTTCACCAAGGCTCCTTCTGCGGAGCTGCGCCCCGGTCAGAAAGATTCGGACAGCCTGTTGCCCTATGAGGATCTGGATCCGATTCTTGAAGATCTGTTGCAGCCTGCGGAGGCCGAATCCGGCCCGCTTTCGGCAGCGCGCATGGAAGTGCGCGACAAGCTGTTCAGGGCTGAATTCAAGCGCCGCCAGGAGCCGTTGTCGCTTTACATGAGCCGCATGCCCTTTGGCGGCGGCTGGCAGACGCCCGTTGCCGGGCGTTTCAGCCTGCCCAATAACTAG
- a CDS encoding UbiD family decarboxylase, which yields MSYRNLQECVADLEANGHLVRIDAEVDPHLELAAIQRRAFRAKAPALLFTRVKGTPFPMLSNLFGTRERLHFIFRRSLPAVEAVLTAKADPAAAMKHPLQSLKAVPGLLNMLPSVSRVRAEQAAAAAPVLECQCKLADLPQLVCWPMDGGPFITLPLVYSEDPAKPGADASNLGMYRVQLGGNEYAPDEVGLHYQIHRGIGAHHARALEMGKPLPVHIYVGGPPSLTVAAVMPLPEGLSELRFAGLLGGRRTEMAAVPGLPLPVLAQADFCISGHMLPKCKPEGPFGDHVGYYSLAHDFPVLKVDAVYHRKGAIWPFTAVGRPPQEDTVFGDFIHELTGPLVPQVFQGVCDVHAVDAAGVHPLLLAVGSERYTPYEDERRPRELITAGLHLLGTTQTALAKYVFLVAHEDAPGLTAHDVPAFLRHLLERVDFSRDLHFITRSTNDTLDYTGSALNEGSKLVWASAGKKRRELGCELSGTAADLPTLPDGFGPVRMCGPGLVAIGGPRHANGRSQPDPQMEALAQALAQWPGRETFPLVIVADDADFCAANLDNFLWVAFTRSDPATDVYGAHAATRARHWSCEAPLVIDARLKPFHAPPLEEEPAVIRKVEALAAPGGPLHNYL from the coding sequence ATGAGTTATCGCAATCTTCAGGAATGCGTGGCCGACCTTGAGGCCAATGGCCATCTGGTGCGCATTGACGCCGAAGTCGATCCGCATCTGGAACTGGCCGCCATCCAGCGGCGCGCCTTTCGCGCCAAGGCTCCGGCCCTGCTGTTTACGCGGGTCAAGGGCACGCCCTTTCCCATGCTCTCCAATCTTTTTGGCACGCGTGAGCGCCTGCATTTTATTTTTCGCCGCAGCCTGCCTGCGGTGGAGGCTGTGCTGACCGCCAAGGCCGACCCCGCAGCAGCCATGAAGCACCCCTTGCAGTCGCTCAAGGCCGTGCCCGGTCTGCTGAACATGCTGCCGAGCGTGAGCCGGGTGCGCGCAGAACAGGCTGCGGCAGCGGCCCCGGTGCTGGAATGCCAGTGCAAACTGGCCGACCTGCCCCAGCTTGTTTGCTGGCCCATGGACGGCGGCCCCTTTATTACCCTGCCGCTGGTGTACAGCGAAGACCCCGCCAAGCCTGGCGCGGACGCCTCCAACCTCGGCATGTACCGAGTGCAGCTTGGCGGCAACGAATACGCGCCGGATGAAGTAGGCCTGCATTATCAGATTCACCGGGGCATAGGGGCGCACCACGCCCGCGCGCTGGAAATGGGCAAACCTCTGCCCGTGCATATTTATGTGGGTGGGCCGCCCAGCCTCACCGTGGCTGCGGTCATGCCCCTGCCCGAAGGACTTTCTGAATTGCGCTTTGCCGGATTGCTCGGCGGCAGGCGCACAGAGATGGCCGCAGTGCCGGGTCTGCCCCTGCCGGTGCTCGCGCAAGCGGATTTTTGCATCAGCGGGCACATGCTGCCCAAGTGCAAGCCTGAAGGGCCTTTTGGCGACCATGTGGGCTATTACAGCCTCGCGCATGACTTTCCTGTGCTCAAGGTGGACGCCGTCTACCACCGCAAAGGAGCCATCTGGCCCTTTACCGCCGTGGGCCGCCCGCCGCAGGAGGATACGGTCTTTGGCGACTTTATCCACGAACTCACCGGGCCGCTGGTGCCGCAGGTTTTTCAGGGAGTGTGCGATGTGCATGCCGTGGACGCAGCCGGGGTGCATCCGTTGCTGCTGGCCGTGGGCAGTGAACGCTATACGCCCTATGAAGACGAGCGCCGCCCGCGCGAGCTGATCACTGCGGGCCTGCATCTGCTTGGAACCACCCAGACGGCCCTGGCAAAGTATGTTTTTCTTGTGGCGCATGAAGACGCGCCGGGCCTCACCGCCCACGATGTGCCCGCCTTTTTGCGGCATTTGCTGGAGCGGGTTGATTTTTCGCGCGATCTGCACTTCATCACCCGCAGTACCAATGATACACTGGACTACACGGGCAGCGCCCTTAACGAAGGCTCCAAGCTTGTGTGGGCCTCTGCCGGTAAAAAACGGCGGGAGCTTGGCTGCGAACTTTCCGGCACCGCCGCAGACCTGCCGACCCTGCCGGATGGTTTTGGCCCGGTGCGCATGTGCGGCCCCGGCCTTGTTGCCATTGGCGGGCCGAGGCATGCCAATGGTCGCAGCCAGCCCGACCCACAGATGGAAGCGCTTGCGCAGGCTCTGGCCCAGTGGCCGGGGCGCGAGACCTTCCCGCTTGTGATAGTTGCGGACGATGCGGACTTTTGCGCCGCGAATCTGGATAATTTTTTGTGGGTGGCCTTTACCCGGTCAGACCCGGCCACAGACGTGTATGGCGCTCATGCCGCCACACGGGCCAGGCACTGGTCGTGCGAAGCGCCGCTGGTCATCGACGCACGCCTGAAGCCCTTCCATGCCCCCCCACTGGAAGAGGAACCGGCGGTCATACGCAAGGTGGAAGCCCTGGCAGCGCCGGGCGGCCCCTTACACAACTACTTGTAA
- a CDS encoding NUDIX hydrolase: MKRQVVCPHCGKSYSSYKNPTPTADVVIYSPDRGVVIISRANEPVGYALPGGFIEEGECAETAAVREMREETGLDVELTGLLGVYSRPDRDPRQHTLTVAFTGRPRNPEALCAGDDAAHAAYYPLDALPQPLVFDHAQILADFRAMLAGERTLAGIQPSFDAVAGAAGACGEGTHS, translated from the coding sequence ATGAAACGCCAGGTTGTCTGCCCGCATTGCGGCAAGTCGTATTCCAGCTATAAAAACCCCACGCCCACGGCGGACGTGGTTATCTATTCGCCTGATCGCGGGGTGGTCATCATCAGCCGCGCCAACGAACCCGTGGGCTATGCCCTGCCGGGCGGTTTTATTGAAGAAGGCGAATGCGCGGAAACCGCCGCAGTGCGCGAAATGCGAGAAGAAACCGGGCTGGATGTGGAATTGACCGGGCTTTTGGGCGTGTATTCCAGGCCTGACCGTGACCCTCGCCAGCACACGCTGACCGTGGCTTTCACAGGCAGGCCGCGCAATCCCGAAGCCTTGTGCGCCGGGGATGATGCGGCCCATGCGGCGTATTATCCTCTGGATGCCTTGCCGCAGCCGCTGGTGTTTGACCATGCGCAGATCCTGGCAGATTTCAGGGCCATGCTGGCTGGCGAGCGAACGCTTGCCGGCATACAGCCATCATTTGACGCAGTTGCCGGAGCAGCCGGAGCCTGCGGGGAAGGGACGCATTCATGA
- a CDS encoding MarR family winged helix-turn-helix transcriptional regulator: MKNDCHKKTTVELRIQKSMIKTLGHAAAHATRSAPVSISLLGIVTRFYELERQCSKFGTDVDIHLAEIHTIMAIHNNEGIHVGGLAEQLGVTKGSVSELLRRLERKGLAYKAKDPLKMTRLNVFLTEKGKAAHKQHMDFHSQLDCMVDDAMGTRKQDEVADIADFLEKLLARLNTVEVK, from the coding sequence ATGAAAAATGACTGCCATAAAAAAACCACCGTTGAACTGCGCATCCAGAAATCCATGATCAAAACTCTTGGGCATGCAGCCGCCCATGCCACGCGCAGTGCGCCGGTCAGCATCTCGCTGCTGGGCATAGTGACCCGGTTTTATGAGCTTGAGCGCCAGTGCAGCAAATTTGGCACAGATGTGGACATCCATCTGGCGGAAATTCACACAATTATGGCCATCCACAACAATGAAGGCATCCATGTGGGTGGACTGGCCGAGCAACTGGGCGTTACCAAGGGCAGCGTTTCTGAGCTGTTGCGCAGGCTGGAGCGCAAGGGCCTGGCCTACAAGGCCAAAGATCCGCTTAAAATGACCCGTCTGAATGTATTTTTGACGGAAAAGGGCAAGGCAGCACATAAACAGCACATGGATTTTCATTCTCAGCTTGATTGCATGGTGGACGATGCCATGGGAACACGCAAGCAGGATGAAGTCGCTGATATTGCTGATTTTCTTGAAAAACTCCTTGCGAGGCTGAACACGGTGGAGGTCAAGTAG
- a CDS encoding class I SAM-dependent methyltransferase encodes MNTDKGTAFNGLVSGQSYDIFARLVGLDASFYAAAVKGLALGPEMSALDLGCGTGSLTFALAAQSSPQCRIHGLDLAENQIARAQYRQKDYPNNIHFSVASMDEACFPDGTFSIIMTAMALHEANPLARRTAIANAARMLAPDGIFLLVDIARPRLRGLGLLLYPFVMTSAKHKDGLTEAYAEICAAHGLSRREDGYLNSLVRRQVFVKNAASAA; translated from the coding sequence ATGAACACTGACAAGGGTACTGCTTTTAATGGTCTAGTTTCTGGACAGAGCTACGATATTTTTGCCCGGCTGGTCGGGCTGGATGCTTCTTTTTATGCGGCGGCGGTCAAGGGTTTGGCGCTTGGCCCGGAAATGTCGGCTCTGGATCTTGGCTGCGGCACAGGTTCCCTGACTTTTGCGCTTGCCGCGCAATCCTCGCCCCAATGCCGCATCCATGGCCTTGACCTTGCCGAAAACCAGATCGCCCGCGCACAATATCGCCAGAAAGATTATCCCAACAACATTCATTTCAGCGTAGCGTCCATGGACGAAGCGTGCTTTCCTGACGGCACGTTCAGTATCATCATGACCGCCATGGCGCTGCATGAGGCAAATCCCCTAGCGCGGCGCACCGCCATTGCCAATGCCGCGCGAATGCTTGCCCCTGATGGCATTTTTCTGCTGGTGGATATTGCCCGCCCACGGCTGCGGGGCCTGGGCCTCTTGCTCTATCCCTTTGTCATGACTTCGGCAAAACATAAGGATGGCCTGACTGAAGCTTATGCTGAAATCTGCGCCGCGCACGGCCTGTCCCGGCGTGAAGACGGATATTTAAATTCTCTGGTGCGCAGGCAGGTTTTTGTAAAAAACGCGGCCTCCGCCGCATAG
- a CDS encoding L-threonylcarbamoyladenylate synthase, whose amino-acid sequence MSSHASLNMADGASERCPSPDAGMELAAAARFLRNGGALVFPTETFYGLGCLAANAEAVARVYQLKQRPVHKPLPLLAAHAAQVDAVAELAAMPKGLLAFWPGPLTVLLPARSCLPPALVNGQGLAAVRVTPHPLAAQLAEQAGGALTASSANLSGGAPVCTPQELDPALLEALRRMAQSMPCLAGCTAQAAKAELFLPLALGGPLPAGGLPSTVVEPLSGEDGGAVRLRIVRAGAVSAAALEAAGFTLE is encoded by the coding sequence ATGTCTTCTCATGCTTCGTTAAATATGGCGGATGGCGCGTCTGAACGCTGTCCCAGCCCGGATGCCGGGATGGAGCTTGCGGCTGCGGCGCGTTTTTTGCGTAACGGCGGCGCGCTCGTGTTTCCTACGGAGACGTTTTACGGGCTGGGCTGCCTTGCCGCCAACGCGGAAGCCGTGGCAAGGGTGTATCAGTTGAAGCAGCGGCCCGTCCACAAACCCTTGCCCTTGCTGGCGGCGCATGCGGCGCAGGTGGACGCCGTGGCGGAACTGGCCGCCATGCCCAAGGGGCTTTTGGCCTTCTGGCCCGGCCCGCTCACGGTTTTGCTGCCCGCGCGCTCCTGTCTGCCCCCGGCACTGGTCAACGGGCAAGGGCTTGCGGCGGTGCGCGTGACGCCCCATCCACTGGCTGCGCAGCTGGCGGAGCAGGCAGGCGGCGCGCTTACGGCAAGCAGCGCCAACCTCAGCGGCGGTGCGCCAGTGTGCACCCCGCAAGAGCTTGATCCTGCCTTGCTGGAAGCCTTGCGCCGCATGGCGCAGAGCATGCCGTGCCTTGCCGGATGCACGGCACAGGCTGCAAAGGCAGAACTTTTCCTGCCATTGGCTCTTGGTGGGCCGCTGCCCGCTGGCGGCTTGCCGTCAACCGTGGTGGAGCCGCTGAGCGGCGAGGATGGCGGGGCAGTGCGGCTGCGGATAGTGCGGGCCGGTGCTGTGAGTGCCGCAGCCCTTGAAGCCGCGGGTTTTACGCTGGAGTGA
- a CDS encoding 23S rRNA (pseudouridine(1915)-N(3))-methyltransferase RlmH, which yields MTGKPLKYISVGKLKTPFWKDAAAHYTTRITRWRKLDITEVRDGDSALPQDQRNALEGRRIIEALDPQDIALVLDERGQHLTSPQLADLLRQMDHDARGRACFIVGGAWGLDEAVRQRASRCISLSHMTLPHELARVVLLEQLYRAECILRKVPYHH from the coding sequence ATGACTGGCAAACCCTTGAAATACATAAGTGTGGGCAAACTGAAAACGCCGTTCTGGAAGGATGCCGCAGCCCACTACACCACGCGCATCACCCGCTGGCGCAAGCTGGACATAACCGAAGTGCGCGACGGCGATTCCGCCCTGCCGCAGGATCAGCGCAACGCCCTTGAAGGACGCCGCATCATTGAGGCCCTCGACCCGCAGGACATAGCGCTCGTTCTTGACGAACGCGGCCAGCACCTCACCTCGCCCCAGCTGGCTGACCTGCTGCGCCAGATGGATCACGATGCCCGAGGCAGAGCCTGCTTTATCGTGGGCGGCGCATGGGGGCTGGATGAAGCCGTGCGCCAACGCGCCAGCCGATGCATCAGCCTTTCGCACATGACCCTGCCGCACGAGCTGGCCCGAGTAGTGCTGCTTGAGCAGCTTTATCGGGCGGAATGCATTTTGCGCAAGGTTCCGTACCACCACTAG
- a CDS encoding STT3 domain-containing protein, with protein sequence MNRTMILTENAMHPAAHASASAAPAGNDADEIRRTGQPQPESETLPAAESACEEQPAAPQAAHGGALLPTGGAGLHNGKRSLPSARYWARGLFWGLVTLALAFALRMLEWPCWQNPEYRLGNEWLLATHDAYTWVAGAEDFGLAVGHPMAVMLKAMSDLVGTSPAAVAFWFPALLASFVAVIAFAWVWALGSIEAGVAAGILTSIAPGFLARTLLGFYDTDLVTLFFPLLMTLAPASWAMRYMLLPGMVLRRLSMTSGVMNLRRLFSRNQPEGHWTPRLKQAEHMGNPLRWQWVVLLGCSGVISWWTQEWHSVFPYLIRYNVALLAFMSMVMAPRGRRALLLLGSMAYALPTLAGPWGLSFSLLLLAAGTKTGYRLRRLLCRPWLLALLLAGVGFLMLQGEILTSIVNHINAYVKHTGDVKSTGGGLSLEYPSVAQSIIEVQDLGIIEIFPYFHPWMEAAVLGLLGFALVVIRRPGALFLLPLAGLGILSVKMGGRMVMFGAPIMAIGLTLPFYWLLQRLLRVDLRGAVAGILTSGVLLALLVAPFADMIPAMSQGPIINRRHAEALSRAKAMTPPDAMLWLWWDWGYAANHFAQRQTIADGAQHAGPSLYLPAAVFATDNPRFARQIIRYTAQCGNEPGNVFEGLDGEGAQALMDRLRSPETPLIENKGRLYVVVSFEMLRLGFWISNFGNWNFVTRAGEGGALSIVPQALAYKLDSGEVRLEGNSSAIYASSISVFEETGVTRRNYIQDWFDAHPSATPEEQHEFLSKRRNINFLFNRVTDEKLAMDAGLYNSLMVQLLVGDPQDPRVSPYFKLVYDNVFARIYEVL encoded by the coding sequence ATGAACAGGACCATGATTCTTACGGAGAACGCCATGCACCCCGCAGCCCATGCCTCTGCCAGCGCCGCGCCTGCCGGAAACGATGCAGACGAAATCCGGCGCACCGGGCAGCCGCAACCCGAATCGGAAACGCTGCCTGCTGCGGAATCCGCCTGTGAGGAGCAGCCCGCCGCCCCACAAGCCGCCCACGGCGGGGCGCTGTTGCCCACTGGCGGCGCAGGGCTGCACAACGGCAAACGTTCGCTGCCTTCTGCGCGGTATTGGGCGCGGGGGCTGTTCTGGGGGCTTGTGACACTTGCCCTTGCCTTTGCCCTGCGCATGCTGGAATGGCCCTGCTGGCAAAATCCGGAATATCGCTTGGGCAACGAGTGGCTTCTGGCCACGCACGATGCCTATACATGGGTGGCCGGGGCGGAAGATTTCGGCCTTGCCGTCGGGCATCCCATGGCTGTGATGCTCAAGGCCATGTCCGACCTCGTGGGCACTTCCCCCGCTGCCGTGGCCTTCTGGTTCCCTGCCTTGCTGGCAAGCTTTGTGGCTGTTATCGCCTTTGCCTGGGTGTGGGCGCTGGGCAGCATTGAAGCGGGCGTTGCCGCAGGCATACTCACGTCCATTGCGCCGGGCTTTCTGGCCCGCACCCTGCTGGGATTTTACGATACCGACCTCGTAACCCTGTTCTTCCCCCTGCTCATGACCCTTGCCCCGGCCAGTTGGGCCATGCGCTATATGCTGCTGCCGGGTATGGTGCTGCGCCGTCTTTCCATGACTTCCGGCGTGATGAACCTGCGCCGCCTTTTTTCCCGCAATCAGCCCGAGGGGCACTGGACGCCGCGCCTCAAACAGGCGGAGCACATGGGTAATCCCCTGCGCTGGCAGTGGGTTGTCTTGCTTGGCTGTTCCGGCGTCATCTCATGGTGGACGCAGGAATGGCATTCTGTTTTTCCGTATCTGATCCGCTACAATGTGGCCTTGCTGGCCTTTATGAGTATGGTGATGGCCCCGCGCGGGCGGCGCGCTCTGCTGCTTCTGGGCAGCATGGCCTACGCCTTGCCTACGCTGGCGGGGCCGTGGGGTCTCAGTTTCAGCTTGCTGCTGCTGGCTGCGGGCACGAAGACAGGCTACCGCCTGCGCCGCCTGCTGTGCCGCCCCTGGCTGCTGGCCCTTCTGCTGGCGGGCGTTGGCTTTTTGATGCTTCAGGGCGAAATTCTTACGTCCATTGTGAACCACATCAATGCCTATGTGAAACACACGGGCGATGTGAAAAGCACTGGCGGCGGGCTTTCGCTGGAATATCCCTCGGTGGCGCAGTCCATCATTGAAGTGCAGGACCTGGGCATCATTGAGATTTTCCCCTACTTCCATCCCTGGATGGAAGCGGCGGTGCTTGGCCTGCTGGGTTTTGCCCTGGTGGTCATACGCCGTCCGGGCGCGCTCTTTTTGCTGCCGCTGGCAGGGCTGGGTATCCTGAGCGTCAAGATGGGAGGGCGCATGGTCATGTTTGGCGCGCCCATCATGGCCATTGGGCTCACCTTGCCCTTTTACTGGCTGTTGCAAAGGCTGTTGCGCGTGGATCTGCGCGGCGCAGTGGCGGGCATTCTGACCAGCGGCGTGTTGCTGGCCCTGCTGGTAGCGCCCTTTGCAGATATGATCCCGGCCATGTCGCAGGGGCCAATCATCAACCGGCGCCATGCAGAAGCCCTCTCGCGCGCCAAGGCCATGACCCCGCCCGACGCCATGCTCTGGCTGTGGTGGGACTGGGGCTATGCCGCCAACCATTTTGCCCAGCGGCAGACCATTGCTGATGGCGCGCAGCATGCGGGGCCGTCCCTCTATCTGCCCGCAGCGGTTTTTGCCACAGACAATCCGCGCTTTGCGCGCCAGATCATCCGCTATACGGCCCAGTGCGGCAACGAGCCGGGCAATGTGTTTGAAGGTTTGGACGGGGAAGGCGCGCAGGCCCTCATGGACAGGCTGCGCTCGCCCGAAACCCCGCTCATTGAAAACAAGGGGCGGCTCTATGTGGTGGTGAGCTTTGAAATGCTGCGGCTTGGCTTCTGGATAAGCAACTTCGGCAACTGGAATTTTGTTACCCGTGCGGGCGAAGGCGGGGCGCTTTCCATCGTGCCGCAGGCCCTTGCCTACAAGCTTGATTCGGGCGAAGTGCGGCTTGAGGGCAACAGCAGCGCCATCTATGCATCATCCATCAGCGTGTTTGAAGAGACCGGCGTGACGCGCCGCAACTATATTCAGGACTGGTTTGACGCGCATCCTTCGGCAACGCCCGAGGAGCAGCACGAATTTCTTTCCAAGCGCCGCAACATCAACTTTCTTTTCAACCGCGTAACGGACGAAAAACTTGCCATGGATGCGGGCTTGTACAATTCGCTGATGGTGCAGCTTTTGGTGGGCGACCCGCAGGATCCGCGCGTCTCGCCTTATTTCAAGCTGGTGTACGACAACGTGTTCGCCAGGATTTACGAAGTGTTGTAG